A portion of the Salminus brasiliensis chromosome 11, fSalBra1.hap2, whole genome shotgun sequence genome contains these proteins:
- the sytl2b gene encoding uncharacterized protein sytl2b isoform X3 — protein sequence MRVYKMYNNLNFFEYFSVQNLQVLTLRFVIVCMSLSGLSLFCLCLTNSGTSEAQQDRLNLAMRSPSRPRHNPFNTVPVSLDLEEVNSQLTNGALGPKDKKASETTDIQVKNEASDALREIAPRQKPVPKKRTKLYKFQNSVSDSTSSVSSQTVSTSSGIRSPMSTESVSTNSSLSFPMSTPSVSTSSDSTSTVSTQSKSTSSDIRSPTPRGILKHTSSCNSNDSNVKSQLPQPISRLSPVPTNTAEDQTITKLNTEPTLSLKAEKPSSSSSPLTSTMPKSRLPVRSPVPLNGSEPTAQEKPKVQPRLSLSSSTRSDDDQKPTGTLQCNNSLNRLTPAKPENQKMTDQAKTEPLNVPTAPAKSTLDNPLNESTTPQVSQQKLKEEESLRTLFKKENEKMQEQQDQPQSTVDHHEYEATRAASALNSQNVECVSGNSPHTFHTMTKTPLKPEDHKHPDMVDYHAPNPTEEQGDSIAKVLEWFSRSSDSSDKLESEGSEQDLEDDTKIDDIDFEDGINLRTKPGDNVYLIIPRQSTEDTPNRNHVFSKDSDWGEELSVDEPEPLRKSQDVKQQRFESKPSRVEQLLVPGSSTYATFQPDSVTQMANMDISEKASSKDKVAEVVSQKDEIRNVEKLEPQLNETIDQEESQPPKIANLKSFWERGNTGPKILVSRSNMNSEKDNKPLNQSDVGKKVEDYVEEPPRAQLNLKDNYAVAETKEQVSVKEDLNVDGNVDPVNTAPNDEYKQEAIIKDKQLPGNFTKQKKDTVVLSSPPDPDVPSLVQLKSSSPSLDSGSFLGGQSSEIKRGAMSVNSSEGDRMSPALLELDHSAKAVEKEESQAKPGSPSKSSIHIQQPNPVSLTKQSGQQQDNRAERIKQLKMFWEKEKWEPRIYVRSAAAADDTKPSMTSPAKLNKRFTKSEFDLRYIGTEFDDEPEDSVPGRGRQSPNFTVLPLRDRMDKSVTAESMNSSQFKTLRDFWAGTSAKRSPAFESKSQRPLSPEVKYAKTDTHKEAVPNQSDKTNFKGFGNESGNAKPSRTERPFQSSSKERSAATANFSSKPSGDPSSHFSPTRRSSQSSLKDMVPPKPQGMLKDKESRQQGRRSSKGTLNSKGNSLRRATSMFTLDLDNDDDDQSQELQLQSKKAPDANLAQPRKATEGSMSPSRKTPEANLQVKKSQHETPKKVSEGKPSRYVTEDPDSQPLARSFVPRDYQHYLGITEDRGMFTPPQVTPQMSEIVCTPFQTSPETGYSPRCSPVQASTPLGSAELRARRGSLGPRPSAYNPDDLSHDTLHTVDNWSRSRPNSNRNEENPVQGALKRAAARPIYHKSLEDLTAIPKSTRKSSQVDELVPDSYDVSSTPSPPSSSFSDPEHLRKLSKSVPSFLQKENDEGESDSTSEYSSHSGMRWRNGGPRTNLSSNSASASSVSGSVMSIYSGDFTSVEVQGTIQFSLNYVQKLREFHIFVVQCKNLAAVDPKKNRSDPYVKSYLIPDSSNLGKRKTSVKKRTLNPTYNEILRYRVRMEYLKTQTLNLSVWHNDTFGRNSFLGEIEVDLSTWDFGNTKIKSFSLKSRNLSSQTMSSLQPADDRGEMRLAIRFLPQLTHSKTVPNSGEVHIWVKDCKNLPLIRGASIDPYVKCFVLPDTSKKSRQKTRVLKRTTNPVFNHTMVYDGFRAEDLKEACIELTVWDRDRLANHLLGGLRLGLGTGKSYGVKVDWMDSTVEEVALWERMMELPNEWIEDVLPLKMLTPAKNTWK from the exons ATGCgtgtatataaaatgtataacaaTCTGAATTTTTTTGAATATTTTAGTGTTCAGAATCTCCAAGTATTAACACTGCGGTTTGTCATTGTATGTATGTCACTTTCTGGTTTGTCCTTATTTTGTCTATGTTTAACTAACAGTGGGACATCAGAAGCTCAGCAAGACAGACTGAATTTGGCCATGAGGTCACCATCCAGA cCAAGGCACAACCCATTTAATACTGTTCCAGTGAGCCTCGACCTTGAGGAGGTTAACAGCCAGTTAACCAATGGAGCCCTAGGACCTAAAGATAAGAAAGCATCAG AAACAACGGATATTCAAGTGAAAAACGAAGCCTCTGACGCTCTACGAGAAATAGCCCCTCGGCAAAAACCTGTGCCAAAAAAGAGAACCAAACTTTATAAATTTCAGAACTCCGTCTCAGACAGCACCAGCTCGGTGTCCTCCCAGACTGTGTCTACAAGCTCAGGAATTAGGTCCCCCATGTCCACAGAGAGTGTATCTACAAACTCCAGTCTCAGTTTCCCTATGTCCACCCCCAGTGTGTCTACAAGCTCAGACAGCACGTCCACCGTCTCCACTCAGAGCAAGTCTACAAGCTCAGACATCAGGTCCCCTACACCCAGAGGCATCCTCAAACACACCTCCAGCTGTAACTCCAATGACTCTAATGTCAAGAGCCAGCTGCCTCAACCTATCAGTCGCCTTAGCCCTGTTCCCACCAACACTGCTGAAGACCAAACTATAACCAAGCTGAATACAGAGCCCACTCTCAGTTTAAAAGCTGAAAAGCCATCAAGTTCGTCTTCACCACTCACATCAACCATGCCAAAGTCCCGTCTGCCAGTGAGATCCCCCGTGCCTTTGAATGGTTCCGAGCCGACAGCACAAGAGAAGCCTAAAGTGCAGCCACGACTGAGTTTGAGTTCCAGCACACGGTCAGATGATGACCAGAAACCCACAGGCACCTTACAGTGCAATAATTCCCTCAATAGGTTAACACCTGCTAAACCAGAAAACCAAAAGATGACAGATCAGGCAAAAACGGAACCACTGAATGTTCCTACAGCACCTGCCAAGTCAACATTGGACAATCCATTAAATGAGAGCACTACTCCTCAGGTCTCACAGCAAAAACTGAAGGAAGAGGAGAGTTTGAGGACGCTGTTCAAGAAGGAAAATGAAAAGATGCAAGAGCAACAAGATCAGCCTCAGAGCACTGTTG ATCATCATGAATATGAAGCCACCAGAGCTGCCTCAGCCTTGAATTCCCAAAACGTTGAATGTGTCAGTGGCAACAGTCCCCACACATTCCATACAATGACAAAAACTCCTTTAAAACCTGAGGACCACAAACATCCCGACATGGTAGATTATCATGCACCGAACCCCACTGAGGAACAGGGAGACTCTATTGCTAAAGTTCTGGAATGGTTCAGCAGGAGCTCAGACAGCAGTGATAAACTTGAGTCTGAGGGCAGTGAGCAAGACCTGGAGGATGACACAAAAATCGATGACATCGACTTTGAGGATGGGATAAATCTAAGAACGAAACCTGGGGACAACGTTTATTTGATCATTCCAAGGCAGAGCACTGAGGATACTCCCAATAGGAATCATGTGTTTTCAAAGGACAGCGACTGGGGGGAAGAGCTGAGTGTGGACGAGCCAGAGCCTCTTAGAAAATCTCAGGATGTTAAGCAGCAAAGATTTGAATCCAAGCCATCAAGAGTTGAACAACTCCTTGTTCCTGGATCTTCTACTTACGCCACATTTCAGCCAGACAGCGTCACTCAGATGGCGAATATGGACATCTCTGAAAAAGCAAGTTCAAAAGACAAAGTGGCAGAGGTAGTTAGCCAAAAGGACGAGATAAGAAATGTTGAAAAGTTGGAGCCTCAACTGAATGAGACGATAGACCAGGAGGAGAGTCAGCCACCAAAGATTGCcaacttgaagtcgttctgggAGAGAGGCAACACTGGGCCAAAGATTCTGGTTAGCAGATCAAACATGAATTCTGAAAAAGACAACAAACCTCTTAACCAAAGTGATGTTGGCAAGAAAGTAGAAGATTACGTAGAGGAACCACCCAGAGCTCAGCTAAATTTAAAAGATAATTATGCAGTTGCTGAGACAAAGGAACAAGTGAGTGTAAAGGAAGATCTGAATGTAGATGGGAATGTGGATCCTGTCAACACAGCTCCTAATGATGAATACAAACAAGAAGCCATTATTAAAGATAAGCAACTTCCAGGGAATTTCACGAAACAAAAGAAAGACACTGTGGTTTTGAGCTCCCCTCCAGACCCAGATGTTCCCTCACTTGTGCAGCTGAAATCTTCCTCACCTTCACTGGATAGTGGGTCCTTTTTAGGAGGCCAGAGCAGTGAGATTAAGAGAGGAGCCATGAGTGTTAACAGTAGTGAGGGAGATCGCATGTCCCCTGCTTTACTTGAGTTGGACCACAGTGCAAAGGCTGTAGAAAAAGAAGAATCCCAGGCTAAACCTGGATCTCCTTCCAAATCCAGCATTCACATCCAGCAGCCAAATCCTGTGTCCTTAACAAAGCAAAGTGGGCAGCAACAGGACAACAGGGCCGAGAGGATAAAACAGCTCAAAATGTTCTGGGAGAAAGAAAAGTGGGAACCCAGGATATACGTCAGATCAGCAGCAGCGGCTGATGACACCAAACCATCTATGACCTCCCCTGCAAAGCTCAACAAAAGATTTACAAAATCAGAGTTTGATCTCAGATACATAGGTACAGAGTTCGATGATGAACCTGAGGACAGCGTACCCGGTCGAGGCAGACAATCTCCGAATTTCACTGTACTTCCACTTCGAGACAGAATGGACAAGTCAGTCACAGCCGAAAGCATGAACAGTTCGCAGTTCAAGACCCTCCGTGACTTCTGGGCAGGGACTTCTGCCAAGCGCTCACCTGCCTTCGAAAGCAAAAGCCAAAGACCATTAAGCCCAGAAGTCAAATATGCAAAAACAGACACTCACAAAGAGGCAGTCCCAAACCAGTCAGACAAGACCAATTTTAAAGGGTTTGGAAATGAGAGTGGAAATGCTAAACCCTCAAGGACAGAGAGACCTTTTCAGTCGTCTTCAAAAGAGAGATCTGCTGCCACAGCTAATTTCTCCTCTAAACCTTCAGGTGATCCATCGTCCCATTTCTCTCCAACACGGAGAAGCTCCCAGTCGTCTCTGAAGGACATGGTGCCTCCTAAACCTCAAGGTATGCTCAAGGATAAGGAATCGAGGCAACAGGGTAGAAGGAGCAGTAAAGGAACATTGAACAGTAAAGGAAATTCTCTTCGACGTGCCACTAGTATGTTCACCTTGGACTTGGATAATGATGATGACGACCAAAGTCAAGAACTGCAGCTGCAATCCAAGAAAGCACCAGACGCAAATCTCGCACAGCCAAGAAAGGCAACAGAAGGTAGCATGTCACCGTCTAGGAAGACTCCAGAAGCTAATCTGCAGGTGAAGAAGTCTCAGCATGAAACCCCCAAGAAAGTCAGCGAGGGAAAACCATCACGCTACGTGACTGAGGATCCTGATTCCCAACCTCTCGCCAGGTCTTTTGTTCCACGGGACTACCAGCATTACCTGGGAATCACAGAAGACAGAGGCATGTTCACTCCTCCCCAAGTCACTCCGCAGATGAGTGAAATAGTCTGTACCCCATTCCAGACATCTCCGGAGACAGGCTACAGCCCAAGGTGCTCTCCTGTGCAGGCTAGCACTCCGCTGGGCTCTGCAGAGCTCCGCGCTAGGAGAGGGAGCCTGGGCCCTCGCCCGAGTGCATACAATCCTGACGATCTCAGCCATGACACCTTACACACAGTAGACAACTGGTCCCGTTCCCGGCCAAATTCTAACC GTAATGAGGAGAACCCTGTTCAGGGTGCGCTTAAACGGGCTGCCGCTAGACCCATTTACCATAAAAGCCTTGAGGACCTCACTGCAATACCAA AATCGACCAGGAAAAGCAGTCAAGTGGATGAATTGGTGCCAGATAGCTATGATG TCTCCAGCACTCCATCCCCACCCTCATCCTCCTTTTCAGACCCGGAGCACCTGAGGAAACTCAGCAAGTCTGTCCCTTCTTTCCTGCAGAAGGAG AACGATGAAGGAGAAAGTGACTCCACCTCGGAGTACAGTTCCCATAGTGGCATGCGCTGGAGGAATGGCGGACCCCGCACTAACCTTAGCAGCAACTCAGCCTCTGCATCGTCT GTTAGCGGGAGCGTGATGAGCATTTACAGCGGAGACTTCACAAGCGTAGAAGTTCAAGGAACCATCCAGTTCTCCCTCAACTATGTGCAGAAGCTGAGGGAGTTCCACATCTTTGTTGTTCAGTGCAAAAACTTGGCTGCAGTGGATCCCAAGAAGAACCGATCTGACCC GTATGTTAAAAGTTACCTAATTCCAGACTCTTCCAATCTGGGAAAAAGAAAAACGTCAGTGAAAAAGAGGACGTTGAACCCTACATACAATGAGATTTTAAGG TATAGAGTTCGGATGGAGTATTTAAAAACCCAGACTCTTAACCTCTCCGTCTGGCACAACGACACATTTGGCCGCAACAGCTTCCTGGGAGAGATAGAGGTTGACCTATCCACGTGGGATTTTGGGAACACTAAGATAAAATCCTTTTCCCTCAAATCAAGG AATCTCTCCTCTCAGACCATGAGCAGCCTCCAGCCTGCAGACGACAGAGGCGAGATGAGGCTGGCCATACGTTTCTTACCGCAGCTTACCCACT CAAAGACAGTGCCCAACTCAGGCGAGGTGCATATCTGGGTTAAAGACTGCAAGAACCTGCCTCTGATCAGAGGTGCATCCATAGATCCATACGTGAAATG TTTTGTGCTGCCAGACACCAGCAAAAAGAGCCGGCAGAAGACGCGGGTGTTAAAGAGAACCACAAACCCCGTGTTCAACCACACCATGGTGTATGACGGCTTCAGAGCAGAGGACCTGAAGGAAGCCTGCATAGAGCTGACCGTGTGGGACCGGGACCGGCTGGCTAATCATCTGCTTGGAGGGCTGCGACTGGGCCTGGGAACAG